The proteins below come from a single Arthrobacter sp. zg-Y1171 genomic window:
- a CDS encoding protein kinase domain-containing protein codes for MRPTSGITLGGRFQLTDRIAIGGMGEVWKARDLVLGRIVAIKILKEEYTGDPGFLNRFRAEARHTALLNHPGIANVFDYGEEDGSAYLVMELVPGQPLSSIIERDKVLSPDRTLSIIGQVATALAVAHNQGLVHRDVKPGNLLIMPDGKVKITDFGIARLADQVPLTATGQVMGTAQYLAPEQATGQQATGSSDIYALGVIGYELLAGRRPFSGESQIAIALAQVNDTPPPLPETIPEPVRALIMSMLAKDPADRPADAESLALAVAAIRRGDIHAAQEAVPGMLLFGSSTGAVTAPVPTTGTSATRVVDTAPSTSALPTVAGASVADARTGELAASRDWTDEDDVDYDDGAPGDVEEEKRRSPWTIPLIALLVLILAGVVAFFVLTGSEGDEDPAPAASSSATSSRSPSPSKTTASATPSETPDEIRIDSATYEGRPVNDVYSELIALGLQVERLPVSDATIPEGSVIEVNPSGTLSRGDAVTIIYSSGPELVSVPALTGQPEAAARQRIVDAGLMPVNGGTQQSDATPGTVVGVNPTEGATVARGSSVTYYIAEAAPSAPAPAPPTSTPSAPAAGNGAGTGSNPDTGTSLNQPGGASMTGPTGSS; via the coding sequence GTGAGGCCTACATCGGGTATCACCTTAGGCGGCAGGTTCCAGCTGACCGACCGTATTGCCATTGGCGGTATGGGCGAGGTCTGGAAGGCACGGGACCTTGTCCTGGGCCGCATTGTTGCCATCAAAATCCTCAAGGAGGAGTACACCGGGGATCCGGGCTTCCTTAACCGTTTCCGGGCGGAGGCCCGGCACACCGCACTGCTCAACCATCCCGGCATTGCCAATGTCTTCGACTACGGCGAAGAGGACGGTTCGGCGTACCTGGTCATGGAACTTGTTCCGGGCCAGCCGCTGTCCAGCATCATCGAGCGCGACAAGGTGCTCTCGCCCGACCGGACGCTGTCCATCATCGGCCAGGTCGCCACTGCGCTTGCCGTAGCCCACAACCAGGGCCTGGTGCACCGCGACGTGAAGCCGGGCAACCTGCTCATCATGCCCGACGGCAAGGTCAAGATCACCGACTTCGGGATCGCCCGCCTGGCCGACCAGGTGCCGTTGACCGCCACCGGTCAGGTCATGGGCACTGCCCAGTATCTGGCTCCGGAGCAGGCCACCGGACAGCAGGCGACGGGTTCCAGCGACATCTACGCGCTTGGTGTCATTGGCTACGAACTCCTTGCCGGCCGCCGTCCCTTCTCCGGTGAATCCCAAATCGCTATTGCCCTGGCACAGGTCAACGACACGCCTCCGCCGCTGCCGGAAACCATTCCGGAACCGGTGCGTGCCCTGATTATGTCCATGCTGGCGAAGGACCCGGCGGACCGTCCGGCCGACGCCGAGTCGCTGGCCCTTGCTGTCGCCGCCATCCGCCGCGGAGACATCCATGCAGCGCAGGAAGCCGTCCCCGGCATGCTGCTCTTCGGATCCTCCACCGGCGCGGTTACGGCCCCGGTGCCCACCACCGGTACGTCAGCCACCCGCGTGGTGGACACCGCACCGTCGACGTCGGCACTGCCCACGGTCGCCGGCGCGTCCGTGGCCGATGCCCGCACGGGTGAGCTTGCCGCGTCCCGTGATTGGACCGACGAAGACGATGTCGATTACGACGACGGCGCCCCGGGGGACGTCGAAGAGGAAAAGCGCCGCAGCCCCTGGACGATCCCGCTGATCGCCTTGCTCGTGCTCATTCTGGCCGGCGTCGTGGCGTTCTTCGTGCTCACCGGCTCCGAGGGAGACGAGGATCCGGCCCCCGCCGCGAGTTCGTCAGCCACCAGCTCGCGCAGCCCCTCGCCTTCCAAGACCACAGCGAGTGCAACCCCGTCCGAAACGCCCGACGAAATCCGCATCGATTCGGCCACCTACGAGGGCCGGCCCGTAAACGATGTCTACTCCGAGCTGATTGCCCTGGGCCTTCAGGTGGAACGCCTGCCGGTCTCGGACGCGACCATCCCGGAAGGTTCCGTCATTGAGGTCAATCCCTCCGGAACGTTGAGCCGCGGGGATGCCGTGACCATCATCTACTCCTCGGGCCCGGAACTTGTTTCCGTCCCTGCCCTGACAGGACAGCCTGAGGCGGCGGCACGCCAGCGCATCGTCGATGCCGGCCTGATGCCGGTCAACGGCGGCACCCAGCAGTCCGATGCCACCCCGGGCACCGTCGTGGGGGTCAATCCCACCGAAGGCGCTACCGTGGCGCGGGGCTCTTCCGTCACCTACTACATCGCAGAAGCCGCCCCTTCAGCTCCGGCACCGGCTCCGCCCACCTCGACTCCTTCCGCCCCGGCGGCTGGGAACGGCGCCGGGACTGGATCCAATCCGGATACCGGTACCAGCCTGAATCAGCCCGGCGGCGCCAGCATGACCGGCCCTACAGGCAGCAGCTAA
- a CDS encoding penicillin-binding protein 2: MNQAIRNSWVVALAMFVLILGSLTYVQFFAAEKLNTNPNNNRALYRDFGEPRGSILVDGKAIAESVPSDDQFNYQRVYNSPELYSHLTGYFNLNNTTQLEMTMNDELSGNSSQQFNDKLVQLFSGAQSQGASVELTIDPELQQLAYDLIPDGQKGSIVMMDPKTGDILAMVSKPTYDTNLLAGHDTAVLGANMEALTSQPGLSPYTNPATQSLLAPGSVFKLVDTAAALESGKYDAESVIPNPPEFPLPGTNISLPNFTTGACSARSEADFAFALAWSCNTVFAQVALDLGQDNIAAQAKKFGFDTSLQIPNEVVASHFPENEDEAQLALASIGQGSVTATPLEVAMISAAIANDGVQMTPNLIRSVRAPDLSVIDEPKPTELNTSVSPDTARQLTEWMVGVVDNGSAKSAQVPGFKVAGKTGTAQVDGRGDNAWFTGFAPADDPQVAISVVMEDVDLATGAQLTTPSAQKLLEAVLNK; encoded by the coding sequence ATGAACCAGGCTATCCGTAACAGCTGGGTAGTGGCCCTGGCAATGTTCGTGCTCATTCTCGGTTCGCTGACCTACGTGCAGTTCTTCGCCGCTGAGAAGCTCAACACCAACCCGAACAACAATCGGGCCCTTTACCGTGATTTCGGCGAACCCCGCGGCTCCATCCTTGTGGACGGCAAGGCGATCGCCGAGTCCGTTCCCTCGGACGACCAGTTCAATTACCAGCGGGTCTACAACAGCCCGGAGCTGTATTCGCATCTGACCGGGTATTTCAACCTGAACAACACCACGCAGCTGGAAATGACCATGAACGACGAGCTGTCCGGCAACAGCTCCCAACAGTTCAACGACAAGCTGGTCCAGCTCTTCTCCGGTGCCCAGAGCCAGGGTGCTTCGGTGGAACTGACCATCGATCCGGAACTCCAGCAGCTGGCCTACGACCTTATTCCCGACGGTCAGAAGGGATCCATCGTCATGATGGACCCGAAGACGGGCGATATCCTCGCCATGGTCTCCAAGCCCACATATGACACCAATCTCCTGGCCGGCCATGACACTGCGGTGCTGGGTGCCAACATGGAGGCCCTGACCTCCCAGCCGGGCCTGTCGCCCTACACGAATCCGGCCACGCAGTCCCTGCTGGCCCCCGGGTCGGTCTTCAAACTCGTGGACACGGCAGCAGCCTTGGAGTCTGGAAAATACGACGCCGAATCCGTGATCCCGAATCCGCCGGAATTCCCGCTGCCCGGAACCAACATCTCCCTTCCGAACTTCACCACGGGCGCCTGCTCGGCCCGGTCCGAGGCAGACTTCGCCTTTGCCCTCGCCTGGTCCTGCAATACCGTCTTCGCCCAGGTGGCACTGGATCTGGGACAGGACAACATCGCAGCGCAGGCCAAGAAGTTCGGTTTCGATACCTCCCTCCAGATCCCCAACGAGGTTGTGGCCAGCCATTTCCCCGAGAACGAGGACGAGGCGCAACTGGCCCTCGCCTCGATCGGACAGGGAAGCGTGACCGCCACCCCGCTGGAGGTCGCCATGATTTCCGCAGCCATCGCCAACGACGGCGTGCAGATGACCCCCAACCTGATCCGCAGCGTCCGCGCTCCCGATTTGTCCGTGATCGATGAACCGAAGCCCACTGAATTGAATACTTCCGTCAGCCCCGACACAGCCCGTCAGCTCACCGAGTGGATGGTCGGCGTCGTAGACAACGGCTCGGCCAAATCTGCCCAGGTCCCCGGATTCAAGGTGGCCGGCAAGACCGGCACGGCCCAGGTGGACGGCCGGGGAGACAATGCCTGGTTCACCGGCTTCGCGCCGGCCGACGATCCGCAGGTGGCCATTTCCGTTGTTATGGAAGACGTGGACCTGGCCACCGGTGCCCAATTGACCACTCCAAGCGCGCAGAAACTCCTAGAGGCGGTGTTGAATAAGTGA
- a CDS encoding FtsW/RodA/SpoVE family cell cycle protein, producing MSDVLTVPKPRRNIEALLLLVALLVGVGANMIVGLDEDRAFDSDFWVQGGTLMALVIIFHLVLRFRAKYADPVILPIVTALNGIGLAMIHRLDITNGDDAADRQLLWSTVAVAAGIAVLFIIKDHRILRRYTYISLIVSAILLLLPLMPAPVGREINGARIWINVGIGTFQPGEIAKITLAIFFAGYLSTNRDLILLAGRKVGPLQFPRMRDLGPMLVAWLVSIGVLVFQRDLGSSILFFGLFMAMIYVATSRVSWVLIGVGLLAAGGFVALQLFSHLQARIHGWLNAFDPEVYNGAGGSYQVVQGLFGLASGGLVGTGLGQGRPDLVTFANSDMIIAALGEELGLIGIFAIVLMFVLLVSRGFRAALGTKDGFGKLLACGLSFIIALQCFVVIGGVTRLIPLTGLTTPFMSAGGSSLLANWIIVALLLMISDAARRPTPTGPLATDMVPAMSDSRSGAPARTRRSPKGGDE from the coding sequence ATGTCGGATGTCCTCACCGTGCCTAAACCGCGCCGGAACATCGAAGCCCTCCTCCTCCTCGTTGCGCTCCTGGTCGGAGTGGGAGCCAACATGATTGTCGGCCTCGACGAAGACCGTGCCTTCGACTCCGATTTCTGGGTCCAGGGCGGGACGCTCATGGCCCTGGTAATCATCTTCCACCTCGTGCTGCGCTTCCGTGCCAAATATGCCGATCCGGTAATACTTCCCATTGTGACTGCCCTTAACGGCATCGGGCTGGCCATGATCCACCGCCTGGATATCACCAACGGCGATGATGCAGCTGACCGGCAGCTGTTGTGGAGCACAGTGGCCGTGGCGGCCGGAATCGCCGTGCTGTTCATCATCAAGGACCACCGGATCCTGCGCCGCTACACCTATATCTCGTTGATCGTCAGCGCGATTCTGTTGCTCCTTCCGCTGATGCCGGCACCCGTGGGCCGCGAGATCAACGGCGCCCGGATCTGGATCAACGTTGGCATCGGAACCTTCCAGCCCGGCGAGATCGCCAAGATCACCCTGGCCATATTCTTCGCCGGGTATCTATCCACCAACCGTGACCTCATCCTGCTCGCGGGACGGAAGGTCGGGCCGCTGCAGTTCCCGCGCATGCGGGACCTGGGCCCCATGCTCGTGGCCTGGCTCGTCAGCATCGGCGTGCTGGTCTTCCAGCGGGACCTCGGCTCGTCCATCCTCTTCTTCGGCCTGTTCATGGCCATGATCTACGTCGCCACCAGCCGCGTGAGCTGGGTACTGATCGGCGTGGGCCTGCTCGCGGCGGGCGGATTCGTCGCCCTCCAATTGTTCAGCCACCTGCAGGCCCGCATCCACGGCTGGCTGAACGCCTTTGATCCCGAGGTCTACAACGGGGCCGGCGGCAGCTACCAGGTAGTGCAAGGGCTCTTCGGCCTGGCCAGCGGTGGGCTTGTCGGTACCGGTTTGGGACAGGGCCGCCCGGATCTGGTGACCTTTGCGAACAGCGATATGATTATTGCCGCCCTCGGCGAGGAACTGGGCCTGATCGGCATCTTCGCGATCGTGCTGATGTTTGTGCTGCTGGTATCCCGCGGATTCCGTGCCGCCCTGGGTACCAAGGACGGTTTCGGGAAGCTCCTGGCATGCGGGTTGTCCTTCATCATTGCCTTGCAGTGCTTCGTGGTGATCGGAGGCGTTACGCGCCTGATCCCGTTGACCGGATTGACCACCCCGTTCATGTCGGCAGGCGGATCATCGTTGCTGGCCAACTGGATCATCGTGGCGCTCCTGCTCATGATTTCCGACGCTGCCCGCCGGCCCACGCCTACCGGCCCGCTGGCCACCGATATGGTCCCCGCCATGTCCGATTCCCGGTCCGGCGCTCCTGCCCGTACCCGGCGTTCCCCTAAGGGAGGAGACGAATGA
- a CDS encoding PP2C family serine/threonine-protein phosphatase, with amino-acid sequence MVRFKNDDSAYVGRYLAVVADGMGGHAGGNVASASTVLDLVHLDSSVHEDEPLTVLADEIQAANSLLSELVTTSPQLSGMGTTVTALLLHEQRLALAHIGDSRAYRLKDGRFEQISIDHTFVQRLIDEGRLQPEEAEVHPHKNVLMRVLGDVDASPELDLATFDVEPGERWLLCSDGLTAVLRDSDIEGVLRSTSDLQECVDTLVELTLAGGSPDNVTVAVIEIDEDPDAGSAPATAPLSELTSRDNAYRPTAAVAAAPPVTEDESGHRTDNTAARDDADDAESERERAQLIRQDLASRPHVLVGAASLATETGEIPIVTKRSAERRAARMLTHKAESEQQGEQETGDSPRTGWKRWLLPAFLTVVALLLAVVVWLGYTWTQTRYYVGSYENRVAIYNGVSQTIGPIQLSHVTDVSDIPVDSLSEYHRNRVEDTLPARDLEHAGEIVSELRDTAKAVLCPPVNTDSPTAAPSPGATAAPETDQNSACGGEQ; translated from the coding sequence ATGGTTCGTTTCAAGAATGACGATTCCGCCTACGTCGGCCGCTACCTCGCCGTCGTCGCCGACGGCATGGGCGGCCATGCAGGCGGCAACGTCGCCTCGGCCTCCACCGTGCTCGATCTGGTCCACTTGGACAGCAGTGTCCACGAGGATGAACCCCTGACCGTCCTTGCCGATGAAATCCAAGCGGCGAATTCGCTTCTGTCCGAGTTGGTGACCACCAGCCCCCAGCTCTCCGGCATGGGAACCACCGTCACTGCGCTGCTGCTGCATGAGCAGCGCCTGGCACTTGCGCATATCGGCGACTCCCGCGCCTACCGGCTCAAAGACGGCCGGTTCGAACAGATCAGCATCGACCACACCTTCGTGCAGCGGCTTATCGATGAAGGGCGCCTGCAACCCGAAGAAGCCGAAGTACATCCGCATAAGAACGTCCTCATGCGCGTGCTCGGTGACGTTGATGCCAGCCCCGAACTGGACCTGGCCACTTTCGACGTCGAGCCCGGCGAACGCTGGCTGCTGTGTTCGGACGGCCTTACTGCCGTCCTGCGCGACTCCGATATCGAGGGCGTTCTCCGCAGCACCTCAGACCTGCAGGAGTGCGTGGACACCCTGGTTGAACTCACCCTGGCCGGCGGTTCTCCGGACAACGTGACAGTGGCAGTCATCGAAATAGACGAGGACCCCGACGCCGGCTCCGCACCGGCAACCGCTCCGCTCTCCGAATTGACCTCCCGGGACAATGCGTACCGTCCGACGGCTGCGGTAGCCGCGGCGCCGCCCGTGACCGAGGACGAGTCTGGACACCGCACGGATAATACCGCTGCCCGCGACGACGCCGACGACGCCGAAAGTGAGCGCGAACGCGCCCAGCTGATCCGCCAGGATCTGGCCTCCCGGCCGCACGTATTGGTCGGCGCGGCTTCCCTTGCCACCGAGACCGGTGAAATTCCGATCGTCACGAAGCGGTCCGCCGAGCGGCGCGCTGCCCGCATGCTGACCCACAAGGCGGAATCCGAGCAGCAGGGAGAGCAGGAGACCGGGGATTCGCCCCGTACCGGTTGGAAGCGCTGGCTGCTGCCGGCATTCCTGACCGTGGTTGCGCTGCTGCTCGCCGTCGTCGTGTGGCTCGGCTACACCTGGACGCAGACCCGCTACTACGTGGGCTCCTATGAAAACCGGGTCGCCATCTACAACGGTGTCTCCCAGACCATCGGACCTATCCAGCTCTCGCATGTCACCGACGTCTCCGACATTCCGGTGGACAGCCTCTCCGAATATCACCGGAACCGGGTGGAGGACACCCTTCCTGCCCGGGATCTTGAGCATGCCGGCGAGATAGTCAGCGAGTTGCGGGACACCGCCAAGGCGGTCCTGTGTCCGCCGGTAAACACCGATTCCCCGACTGCTGCGCCTTCACCGGGTGCGACTGCTGCGCCCGAAACCGACCAGAACAGTGCCTGCGGAGGTGAGCAGTAA
- a CDS encoding FHA domain-containing protein yields the protein MVVSVVGAIRRDLAVGSRNRTGTPTARQIRKDPNLEQRAPAPGKVTPRELVVTEGPLRGTTLDLAASPILLGRAQEATLVLEDDYASGRHARLFPQGSRWFVEDLGSTNGTYLGGSQLTRALPVEPGVPIRIGKTVIELRP from the coding sequence ATGGTGGTCAGCGTAGTCGGCGCCATCCGGCGCGACCTCGCCGTGGGCAGCCGCAACCGGACCGGGACCCCGACGGCCCGCCAGATCCGTAAAGACCCGAACCTTGAACAGCGTGCGCCGGCCCCCGGCAAGGTCACGCCCAGGGAACTCGTAGTGACGGAAGGCCCGCTGCGCGGCACCACACTCGACCTTGCCGCCAGCCCCATCCTGCTTGGAAGGGCACAGGAAGCAACCCTCGTCCTGGAGGACGACTACGCCTCCGGCCGCCATGCCCGCCTCTTCCCCCAGGGCAGCCGCTGGTTCGTTGAGGACCTTGGTTCAACCAACGGAACCTATCTCGGCGGAAGCCAACTTACCCGGGCGTTGCCCGTCGAACCCGGTGTGCCGATTCGCATCGGTAAGACGGTCATCGAATTGAGGCCCTGA
- a CDS encoding DUF3662 and FHA domain-containing protein, translating into MGILDNVERGIEKIVRGAFASGSSGRVEPLELAIALRKELDQHSMVLGQGRTLAPNVFTVRLSTSDFTQAQKWGAPLAEELCDVVIKHARSQSYTLQGPVRVSFTRDSSLKAGVLEVDSSTEKSPSAQARMPSPPAPRQGPSARMQPVLDVDGQRYTLNAPSVVLGRSSEADILVDDTGVSRRHLEIRTENGASRAIDLGSTNGSFVNGQKVQGEAVLTDGSTITMGRTRIVFRLLPVRTGGR; encoded by the coding sequence TTGGGCATACTCGACAATGTCGAACGCGGCATCGAAAAGATTGTTCGTGGTGCTTTCGCGTCCGGTTCGTCCGGCCGTGTTGAACCGCTGGAGCTTGCCATCGCACTCCGCAAGGAACTGGATCAGCATTCCATGGTCCTGGGCCAGGGCCGGACCCTGGCACCGAATGTCTTTACTGTGCGGCTATCCACCTCGGACTTCACCCAGGCACAGAAGTGGGGCGCACCCCTGGCTGAAGAGCTCTGCGACGTGGTTATTAAGCACGCACGCAGCCAGTCCTACACACTTCAGGGCCCGGTACGGGTTTCGTTTACCCGCGATTCCTCCCTTAAGGCAGGGGTACTTGAAGTGGATTCATCCACTGAAAAGTCCCCCTCGGCCCAAGCCCGGATGCCCTCTCCTCCTGCACCCCGGCAGGGACCATCGGCTCGTATGCAGCCCGTCCTGGACGTTGACGGCCAGCGCTACACCCTCAACGCCCCCTCAGTGGTTCTGGGGCGCTCCTCCGAAGCCGACATCCTCGTGGACGACACCGGTGTTTCGCGCCGCCATCTGGAGATCCGTACCGAGAACGGTGCCAGCCGTGCAATCGACCTGGGGTCCACCAACGGCAGCTTCGTCAACGGCCAGAAAGTTCAAGGTGAAGCAGTGCTTACCGACGGATCCACAATCACCATGGGACGCACCCGAATCGTCTTTCGGCTGCTGCCTGTCCGGACCGGGGGACGTTAG
- a CDS encoding DUF5997 family protein: MKPATAAKKLGIYLPAAPQDFQDGPISRAQFDELQSNPPEWLTELRRTGPHPRPVVAQKLNVSIGGLTRAGVTEALTTEEIKALLAEPPAWLVEERASFAAVRAEAQRVKEAEAKKAERA, encoded by the coding sequence ATGAAGCCTGCCACGGCAGCCAAGAAGCTGGGCATCTATCTGCCCGCAGCGCCGCAGGATTTCCAGGACGGTCCTATTTCGCGGGCCCAATTCGACGAACTGCAGTCCAATCCGCCTGAGTGGCTCACCGAGCTGCGCCGCACCGGCCCGCATCCGCGACCCGTCGTGGCGCAGAAGCTCAACGTCTCGATCGGCGGTTTGACCCGCGCCGGCGTGACCGAGGCCCTGACCACCGAGGAAATCAAGGCACTGCTTGCCGAGCCTCCGGCCTGGCTGGTTGAGGAACGTGCGAGCTTTGCTGCCGTCCGTGCGGAAGCCCAGCGGGTAAAGGAAGCCGAAGCCAAGAAGGCGGAACGCGCCTAG
- a CDS encoding LysR family transcriptional regulator substrate-binding protein codes for MPTDTSASLQGATSRPLTVAYVPGVTPGKWITRWRERQDQELRTFQCEEPAALEELASNRADLAFIRIPAEGFARPDGVNVIPLYEEQPVAAASKEHPLAAFDAVDLADLDGETILDIDEMGGAAVALEVAAAGSGVVILPMSVARLHSRKDVAARPVNGVPATRIGIAWLQDRDEPDIEEFIGVVRGRTANSSRQPSIQAEQKSSAKKRTKERQARSAAKPAAKSGGRPAGKGKGAGKNGKPRRSR; via the coding sequence ATGCCCACAGACACATCAGCATCCCTGCAGGGGGCGACGTCGCGGCCGCTGACCGTGGCCTATGTACCGGGCGTGACGCCGGGCAAATGGATCACCCGCTGGCGTGAACGGCAGGACCAGGAACTGAGGACGTTCCAGTGTGAGGAGCCCGCAGCGCTGGAGGAACTTGCCTCCAACCGGGCGGACCTGGCGTTTATCCGTATTCCCGCCGAAGGCTTCGCGCGCCCGGACGGTGTGAACGTGATTCCGCTGTACGAAGAGCAGCCGGTGGCCGCTGCCTCAAAGGAGCACCCGCTGGCGGCCTTCGACGCCGTCGACCTCGCCGATCTCGACGGCGAGACGATCCTGGACATTGACGAGATGGGCGGGGCCGCCGTCGCCCTCGAGGTGGCTGCCGCCGGCAGCGGTGTTGTGATCCTCCCCATGTCCGTAGCCCGCCTGCACTCCCGGAAGGACGTTGCAGCGCGGCCCGTGAACGGTGTTCCGGCAACACGGATCGGAATTGCCTGGTTGCAGGACCGGGACGAGCCGGACATCGAAGAGTTCATCGGGGTGGTGCGGGGACGGACCGCGAACAGCTCCCGCCAGCCCTCCATCCAGGCTGAACAGAAGTCCTCGGCCAAGAAGCGGACCAAGGAGCGCCAGGCCCGGAGCGCAGCCAAGCCCGCGGCAAAGTCCGGCGGGCGTCCCGCAGGCAAGGGAAAAGGCGCAGGCAAGAACGGCAAACCGCGCCGCAGCCGTTGA
- a CDS encoding VOC family protein, which yields MRIKMSGIHVVDPERAYEFYTGTLGLEPLMAMPEYNLFIVCSPEDPGGPGLLLEPSDNPVAEAYRTGLYREQLPVLVLGVPDVQAEYERLSGLGVQFLGEPTLDSTGAQAVFDDGCGNYLQLHQD from the coding sequence ATGCGGATCAAAATGAGCGGCATCCATGTGGTCGACCCGGAACGTGCCTACGAGTTCTACACGGGCACCCTTGGCCTGGAACCCTTGATGGCCATGCCGGAGTACAACCTGTTCATTGTCTGTTCGCCTGAAGATCCGGGTGGTCCGGGGCTGCTGCTCGAACCCAGCGACAACCCGGTTGCCGAAGCGTACCGGACGGGGCTGTACCGGGAGCAGCTGCCCGTGCTGGTGCTTGGCGTACCGGATGTGCAGGCGGAGTATGAGCGGTTATCGGGGCTCGGCGTCCAGTTCCTCGGTGAACCCACCCTTGATTCGACGGGCGCCCAGGCGGTTTTCGACGACGGCTGCGGCAACTACCTCCAGCTTCACCAGGACTAA
- a CDS encoding sodium:proton antiporter — protein MELALFAVVGVAVIVTVAAFSKRLGIAAPLILVVVGLALSYTPGVPEFSVPHEWILMGVLPPLLYAAAVNVPVVDFRRNIGAISSLSVFLVLFSAFATGLLLYLLLPDLNFAAAVALGAVVSPPDAVAATSIGKKLGLPPRLVTVLEGEGLVNDATALVLLRSAVAASAGGLSSIWAGIGDFGFAVVVAVIVGLLVGAATVYVRSKLSDPVLDTAISFVVPFIAFIPAEEAGASGVLAVVVAGLYTGHRSASALTAQARINDSINWRTIQFLLENGVFLLMGLELRHLVENIDASLLPVLDAVLIGLATTVLLILLRFAWVTPLIYLLRLKVRHQERRTKRFRLGLDRIKAGGLNDDRQRRRHRRAELLYLRRRADVEQLGREGLGWRGGMVISWSGMRGVVTLAAAQSLPEQTPYHEQLVLIAFTVAVATLLLQGVTLPWLIRLLGVQGRDVASDQRELAKLLDELSGAGLSVLEQPAQCPGVRREVDPDVVERVRQSTFLRSELAWERVRALGENEDPTPQLQYRVLRRAVVEAERDQLLLARREGRYASRTLSEAQRLLDLEESRLRPRLGER, from the coding sequence GTGGAACTGGCTCTTTTTGCTGTAGTGGGCGTTGCCGTCATTGTGACGGTTGCTGCCTTTTCCAAACGCCTCGGGATAGCTGCACCGCTGATCCTGGTGGTGGTGGGGCTGGCCCTTTCCTACACGCCGGGCGTGCCGGAGTTCTCCGTTCCGCACGAATGGATCCTGATGGGGGTGCTGCCCCCATTGCTCTATGCCGCCGCGGTGAACGTCCCCGTGGTGGACTTCCGGCGCAACATCGGTGCCATTTCCTCGTTGTCCGTCTTCCTCGTCCTGTTTTCGGCTTTTGCCACGGGGCTCCTCCTTTACCTGCTGCTGCCGGACCTGAACTTCGCCGCCGCGGTGGCACTGGGCGCCGTCGTCAGTCCGCCAGACGCCGTCGCTGCCACTTCGATCGGAAAGAAGCTGGGCCTGCCGCCGCGCCTGGTCACGGTGCTCGAAGGCGAGGGGCTGGTCAATGATGCCACCGCCCTGGTGCTGCTGCGCTCCGCCGTCGCCGCCTCCGCCGGGGGCCTGTCGAGCATCTGGGCCGGCATCGGCGACTTCGGTTTCGCGGTCGTCGTTGCCGTGATTGTCGGCCTGCTGGTAGGCGCGGCCACGGTCTATGTCCGATCGAAACTCTCCGATCCGGTCCTGGACACGGCAATCTCCTTTGTGGTTCCCTTCATTGCCTTCATTCCGGCGGAGGAAGCCGGGGCCTCGGGGGTCCTCGCCGTGGTCGTGGCCGGGCTGTACACCGGGCACCGCAGTGCCTCAGCGCTGACGGCGCAGGCCCGGATCAATGACAGCATCAACTGGCGGACCATCCAGTTCCTATTGGAAAACGGCGTTTTCCTCCTAATGGGACTCGAACTGCGGCATCTGGTGGAGAACATCGACGCCAGCCTCCTCCCGGTCCTCGATGCCGTACTGATCGGCCTGGCAACCACCGTGCTGCTGATCCTGCTGCGCTTCGCCTGGGTTACTCCGCTGATCTACCTGCTGCGGCTGAAGGTCCGTCACCAGGAACGGCGGACCAAGCGGTTCCGGCTGGGCCTGGACCGGATCAAGGCTGGCGGGCTGAACGACGATCGGCAGCGCAGGCGGCATCGGCGGGCCGAGCTGCTCTACCTCCGCCGCCGGGCCGACGTCGAGCAACTCGGCCGCGAGGGTTTGGGCTGGCGCGGCGGCATGGTGATCTCCTGGTCCGGTATGCGGGGCGTGGTGACCCTCGCCGCGGCCCAGTCCCTGCCGGAGCAGACCCCGTACCACGAGCAGCTGGTGCTGATCGCTTTCACGGTGGCCGTGGCAACCCTGCTGCTGCAGGGCGTCACCCTGCCGTGGCTGATCCGCCTCCTGGGGGTTCAGGGCCGGGATGTGGCATCGGACCAGAGGGAGCTGGCCAAGCTGCTGGACGAGCTCAGCGGTGCCGGGCTCAGCGTCCTGGAGCAGCCTGCGCAATGCCCGGGCGTACGCCGGGAGGTGGACCCGGATGTCGTCGAAAGGGTCCGCCAGAGCACCTTCCTCCGCAGCGAACTGGCCTGGGAACGGGTACGTGCACTCGGAGAAAACGAGGATCCGACGCCGCAGCTCCAATACCGCGTACTGCGCCGCGCCGTCGTCGAGGCCGAACGGGACCAGTTGCTGCTGGCCCGCCGTGAGGGACGCTATGCGTCCCGAACCCTTTCGGAGGCGCAGCGGCTGCTGGACCTGGAGGAATCCCGCCTGCGCCCGCGGCTGGGGGAACGCTAG